GCACGCTGCCGCCACCGGGTGGTGGCCCGCCCGACCCGGCCGTGCTGGCCGCGCGGGCCGCGGAGTTCGGGATCGAGATCCTGGGACCGCCCGGCATCCCGGCCTGAGGGCGCGGACGGGCCGGGGACCGTCCCCGCCCCGGCGGCGGCCGCTCGGAGCAGGCCGTGGGCCCGCGCCCGGGTGATCACCTGGGCGCGGTCGCGCGCGTCGACCTTGTGCACGACGTTGTGCAGGTGGGCCTTGACCGTGTTCACCGACAGCCCGAGCAGCTCGACGAGGTCGGCGTGCCCGCGGGCGAGGGGGCCGAGTGCGTCCGTCCCGTCGGTGGACGCCGCGGACGCCGTCACGCGTCGAACTGCTTGATGAGCTCCCGCCGCATGATCTTGCCCGTGGACGTCGCGGGCAGCGCGTCGACGAACCGGACGAGGCGCGGGCGCTTGTAGGCGGCCAGCGAGCCGCCCGCGAAGGCGATCAGCTCCTCCTCGGTGACGGCCGCGCCGGGGGCGAGGACGACGTAGGCGCAGGCCAGCTCGCCCCGGACCGGGTCGGGCACGGGGCCCGCCGCGACCTGCCCGACCGCCGGGTGGGCGGCCAGCACGCGCTCGATCTCGGCGGGGTACACGTTGTAGCCGCCGGTGATGATCATGTCCTTGCGGCGGTCGACGACGAAGACGTGGCCGGTGTCGTCCATCGTGGCGATGTCGCCGGTGTGCAGCCAGCCGTCGGGCTCGATCGTCTCGGCGGTCGCCTCCGGGTTCCCGTGGTAGCCGATCATGACGATCGGGCCGCGGACCATGAGCTCCCCGGGTTCGCCGCGCGGGGCGTCGCGGGAGGGGTCCTCGAGGTCGCTGACGCGGATCTCGATCCCCGGCAGCGACACCCCGATCGACCCGGGGACGGGCGGGGAGTGCAGCGCGTGCGTCGTGCCCAGGCCGGCGATCTCGGTCATGCCCCACAGCTCGATCAGCGGCGCCCCGGAGCGGTCCTGCCAGCGCCGGATCGTCGACAGCGGGATGGTCTGCCCGCCCACCGTGCACCGCGTGAGCGACGACAGGTCGGCCGACTCCAGTGCGGGGGAGGCGAGCATGGTGGCGTACATCGCGGGCACGCCCTCGAACAGCGTGGCGCGGTGCTCGCCGATCAGCCGCAGCGCCTGCGCGGGGTCGAAGCGCTCCATGAGCACCACGGTGCCGCCGACGAGGAACGTCCCGTTGATCACCACGTTGCCGTAGACGTGCGGTGCGGGCAGGGCCGTCACGACGACGTCGTCGCTGGTGCGGCCGTGCATCGTGGCCGTCAGCGCGCAGTTGAGCAGCACCGCCCGGTGGCTCTGCACCGCGCCCTTGGGGTGGCCGGTGGTGCCGGAGGTGTAGCCGATCGTCGACGGGGCGGCGGGGTCGACGGTGATGTCGGGGACCGGGCCGTCGCAGGCCAGCACCTCGTCGAAGGCGACGGCGCCCGCGGCCTGCCCGAACGCCACGACGGTGACCGGATCGGGCAGGTCGCGCGTCAGCTCGACCACCGCGGCGGCCTGCTCGGCGCTGGTGAACACCGCCGCCGCCCCGCAGTCGCGCAGCACGAACGCCAGCTCCTCGGGGGTGAGCATGACGTTCACCGGGTTCACGACCGCGCCCGCCCGCAGCGCCCCGTGGTAGGCCACCACCCACTCCCACCGGTTCTGCGCGTAGAGCGACACCGGCTGGCCCGCGCGCACGCCGCGGGCGGTGAGCCACGCCGCGACCCGGTCGCTCAGCGCGTCGAGCTCGGCGAAGCTCAGCGTCCGCGTCGCCGTCACCAGCGCGGGTCGCGCACCGAACCCGCGCGCCGCCGCCCGCAGGATCTCCCCGGGACCGTCCACCGTGCACCTCCACGTCAGAGCGTCGATCAGACCGCACCGCGGGCCGTCGCGGCACACCCGAACGGGCGTTGTGGCGCACGGTATCGCGCGGGGCGGCCGTGACGACGGAGCCGACGACCGCATCGGTACTGACCACCGAGCAGACCGGGCCCGGCCCACCGACACCCGCACCACGGGCTGATCGCGCAGGACCTCGCCCGGCTGACCGGGTCCGCCGCACTCAGGCCTGACGCCGCCGCCGACGGCGCCGGGCGGCGTCGGGGTCGTCGGGGCCCAGCAGGTGGCGGAACCGCTGCTGCCCGCCCTGCTTGCTGGTGCCGTAGACGGCGCCGATCTCGGTCCAGGTGCCGCCGTCGCGGCGCACCTCGGCGGCCGCGGCGATCTCCAGCGCCTCCGCCGCCTCGCGGACCTCCTTGGCCGCCGCCAGCGCCGCGACGGGGTCGACGGCGGCGTCCAGGGCGTCGAGCGCCTGTCTGATCTGCGTCGAGCGCCCGGCGGTCACGACGGGATGCTAACCCGGCCCGGGGTCAATGCTAAGTTGACCCGAGTCAACGCAGAGTTGACCTCGGCGGCGCGCGGAGAGGGGGTTCGGCCATGGCGAAGGACAAGAAGAAGAAGGACAAGAAGGGCAAGAAGAGCAAGAAGAAGTAGGGCTCCTCCTGCGCCAGCCCTGCCCCGAGCGGGCAGGGCCGGCCGGGGCTCAGCTCCGGCGCCGCACGAACTCGGCCGCCGCCGCGTCGACGACGTCCGGGTCGGACGCGCTGAGGAAGTGCTGACCGTCCTGGACGACCCGCAGCTCCGCGTCGGGGGAGCCGGTGAACATCCGGATCTCCTCCTCGGCGTTCGCCACCGAGTAGACCGAGTCCGCCGTGCCCTGCAGCCACAGCACCGGACAGCGCACGTCGCCGAGCCGGGCGTGCAGGCCGTCGCGGTCGCGGAGGTTGACCGTGGCGGTGCGGAGGCGGTGCCGCCCGGCGTCCCCGGCGTAGTTCCGCCGGTGCGCCGCGTGCCAGAACGCGCGCTCGTCGGGGGAGACGTCCTCGCCCAGCCCGGCGCCGAGGACCGCGTCGACGAACTCGTCGGGGACGACCCAGTCGTCGCCGACGGGCGCGGCGAGCGCGTCGAGGGACGGGGTGCAGAACTCGATCCCGTCCCAGCACCCGAGGTCGCGGCTGCGCGCGCTCTCGAAGTCCATGGACGTGCCCAGCGGGATGATGCCGCGGACCACGTCGGGGGCCAGCAGGGCCATCCGGGCGGCGACCCAGCCGCCCTGCGAGGTGCCCAGCACGAACGCCTCGGGGATGCCGAGCCGGTCGAGCACCTGCAGGTTCGCGATCGCGCTGTCCCAGTAGGTGAAGTGCGGGTAGGTGGAGCGGGTGCGGCCGTGGCCGTAGAGCTCGATCGCGAGCAGGTTGGCCGCCGCGGTCAGCTCGGGGTCGGCGAACTGCGGCCGGTAGAGGTCGACCGACGTGCTGAAGGAGTTGACGAGGACGAGCGTGGGCAGGGCCGGGTCGTAGGGGCGGGCGAACGCGTGGCCGACGGTCGAGCCGCCGAGGTGGGGCACGGTGACCGTCTGGACGTCGATGGCCTGGGCGTCGTTGCTCATGACTCGCCTCCGGGGTGCGCGGGCTGACGGGGTTACGGCCCGATCATCGCACCCGGGCGGTCCTGCGGTTCAGCTCTTGCGAGCGTGCCCCGCGACTCCTAATGTATGCGTATGCATCTGACGACTGCCGAGAAGAACGGCTTCGGCGACGGCCTGCTCGTCGTCAAGGAACCGACCGGGGTGGACCGGCCGGCCGGACGCGACGACGAGGTCACCGCGACCGTGTCGTCGATGCTGTCGCGGATCGAGCGCGACGGCATGGACGCGGTGCTGCACTACGCCCGCGAGCTCGACGGGTTCACCGGCGACAGCCTCGAGGTGTCGGCGGCCGAGCTCGCCCGCAGCGGCGACGCGCTGCCCGCCGCCCTGCGCGAGGCACTCGACACCGGGGCCGACCGCACCCGCCGGTTCGCGACGATGCAGCGCGAGCGGCTGCAGGACTTCGAGGCCGAGGTCGCGCCCGGCATCGTCTGCGGGCAGCGGTTCGTGCCGGTCGACGCCGTGGGCGCCTACCTGCCCGCCGGCCGCTTCCCGCTGCTGGCCGGGGCGTTCATGACCGTCGGCGTGGCGAAGGCGGCAGGCGTGCCGCACGTCGTGGCGGCCACGCCGCCGTCCTTCGAGGGACGCGCGCACCCGGCGGTGCTGTACTCCGCGCAGATCACCGGCGTCGACGCCGCGTTCGCCGTCGGCGGGGTGCAGGCGCTGGCCGCGATGGCGTTCGGGCTGCTCGACGGCCGTCCCGCCGACATGGTGGTCGGGGCGGGCAACGCCTACGTCGCCGAGGCCAAGCGGCAGCTGTTCGGCCGCGTCGGCATCGACGTCCTCGCCGGCCCGTCGGAGGTCGCGGTGATCGCCGACGACACCGCCGACCCCGCGCTCGTCGCGGCCGACCTGCTGGCCCAGGCCGAGCACGGCCCGACATCGCCCGCGAGCCTGGTCACCACCTCCGAGCGCGTCGCCCACGAGACGGTGCGCCAGGTCGAGAAGCAGCTGGCCGGCCTGGCCACCGCGGAGATCGCGGGTGCGGCCTGGCGCGACCACGGCTCCGTCTACCTGGTGCGCGACCGCGCGGCCGCCGCCGAGGTGATGAACCTGCTGGCCCCCGAGCACCTCGAGGTGCTCGCCGAGGACCTCGACTGGTGGCTCGGCGCGCTGCGCAACTACGGCTCGCTGTTCCTCGGCACCTGGTCGACGGTCGCCTACGCCGACAAGGGGATGTCCGGCACGAACCACGTGCTGCCGACCGTCCGCGGCGCCCGCTTCACCGGCGGTCTCTCGGTCGCCGGGTTCCTCAAGCAGCTGACCCACCAGCGGGCCACCCGCGAGGCGACCGCCTCGCAGGCCGGCCCGACCGTCGTCGTCTCCGACGCCGAGGGCCTCGTCGGGCACCGCGACAGCGCGCAGATCCGTCTCGACGCGGTCGCCCTGCGGAACTGACCGTGCATACGTATCTTCTCCTCCACCACCTCAGCCAGGAGCCGTGATGTCCAGATCCCGTTGGCAGGTACTCGCCGTGGCGATGTCCGCCGCCGTCCTGCTGTCCGCCTGCGGTGCGGGTTCTCGCACCGCGGAGTCGAGCGCGGCGCAGGTCGCCTGCGACCTGCCCGCGCCGCCCCAGCCGGTCACGGTGAACGTCCTCGCCTACAACTCGTCGGCGATCGACCCGTTCACCAACACCATGGTGGCCAGCTGCACCACCGACCAGATCACCGTCAACCACGAACCGATCGACTTCGCGGGCCAGGTGCAGAAGACCACCGCCACGCTCGCGGGCGACACCGGCACCTACGACATCGTCGAGACCTACGGCTTCGTCCTGCCCACGCTGGCCGCCGAGGACAAGCTCGCGCCGCTCGACGACTTCGTCGCCCAGTTCGGCGAGCAGTACGGCCTCGACGGCCTCGACCCGGCGATGCGCGAGGCGCTGTCCTACGACGGCAAGCTCTACGGGCTGCCGATGCAGGCGCAGATGTACGTCATGGCCTACCGCAAGGACGTCTTCGACGCACTCGGGCTGCAGCCCCCGACGACCTTCGCCGAGATGCGTGACGCCGCCACCGCGATCCAGCAGGCGGGGGAGATCCCGTACCCCATCGCGCTGCCGCTGCTCGCGAGCGCCGACATCTCCACGGCCTACGACGCCGCGCTCGGCTCGCTCGGCGTCGACTACGTGGACGCCGAGACCCGCACGCCGAACTTCGACGCACCGGAGGCGGTCACCGCGTTCGAGGAGCTCCGCTCGCTGGTGCCGTTCATGGACCCGCAGGTCACCACGTTCGACCAGCCGCGCGTCCAGCAGCAGATGTACAACGGCTCCGCCGCGATGGCGATCATGTTCTCCGGGCGGATGAACGACCTGTCGCAGCCGACGAACAGCCGGTTCGCCGACCAGTTCGCGTTCGCGCCGCCGCCCTCGGTCGGCGGGGGAGACGTCCTGTACAACTCCCTGTCCGTCGACGGCTGGTCGATCCCGGCCAACGCCGCCGCCGACCCCGCGCTGCTGTTCCAGATGATCGCCACCGCGGTGGGCGAGGACGCGTCCCGCGCGTCGGTGCCCGCGGCGTTCCCGGCCCGCGAGGGCATCGTGACCGCGGACAGCAGCCCGTACGCCGCCGCGGCGCTCGAGTCGATCGGCCAGGCCCCGCCGGCCGAGCCGTACCCGTGGACCTCGCGGATCGCCAACGACACCCGCACCGTGGTGGCCGACGTCATCCTGGGCAACACCCCGATCCCGGACGGCCTGGCGCAGATGCAGCAGATCGCCACCGAGATCGTCGGCGAGTACCCCCCGCAGTAGCAGCCCGCGCGGCCGCCCGGGGTCCCCGGGCGGCCGCCCCGAACGGTCAGCGAGGTGAGCAGTGCGACGGCGAGAGTTCCTGGCGTTCGTGGCCCCCAGCGTGCTGGTGATGGGCGGGCTGCTCCTGCTGCCCCTCTACCGCACGGTCGAGTGGAGCTTCGAGCGCGTCAACTACGGCGAGGACGGCGAGTTCGTCGGGCTCTCCAACTACGGTGACGCGCTCACCGACGCGCGGCTGGGCCAGGCGGTGCTGTTCACCGTCGGGCTGACCGTGGCCGTCGTGGCGGCGCTGCTCGTCGGCGGCTACCTGCTCGCCGTGATGGTCAACCGGCTCGGCCGGGCCAAGCCCTGGGTGCTCGGCATCCTGCTCATCTCCTACGTCGTGCCGCACGTCGTGGGCGCGACGATGTTCTCCTGGTTGTTCGACGCGAACTTCGGCGGCGTGGTCAACCAGCTGGTGACGATCGTGACCGGCCAGGAGGTCCTGTGGTTCACCGACCCCTGGCCGAACCGGGTGATGGTCTGGCTCAACACCATCTGGTTCATGCTGCCGTTCTCCATGCTCGTGATCATCGCCGGGCTGCAGGGCGTGTCCACGGAGATCATCGAAGCGGCGAAGATCGACGGTGCGGGGCCGTGGCGCACGCACTGGAACGTGATCATCCCGAACATCCGCGGCGTCCTCGGGTTCGTGGCGATCATCTCGATCATGGACATCCTGCGGACCTTCGACCAGCTCATCCCGCTCTCGCCGCAGGCGGTGCAGATCGGCAACGAGTCGATCATGCTCTACATCTACAACATCGCCTTCCAGGACGGCGGGCAGCAGCTCGGGCTCGGCAGCGCGGTCAACGTCCTGCTGATCCTGCTGATCGGCCTCATGCTCTTCCCCTTCATCCGCAACGTCGCCAGGGAGGCCCGGCAGGCATGAGCATCCTCGAGAAGTCCGAGAGCGCCACCCGCCCGCAGTCCGAGCCGTCCCGCCGCCCGCGCCGGTACGGGGGCACCTCGCTGCTGGTCGGCGGGCTGCTGGTGCTGATCTGCCTGGCGATGCTCAGCCCGGTCCTGTGGACCGCGGCGACGGTGACCAAGCCGACCGACGTGGCGTTCCTGAACCCGCCGCAGTTCTTCTACGAGCCGTCGCTGACCTCGTTCGTCGACCTCTGGCAGACCACGCAGTTCTACAAGTACCTGATCAACACCCTCGTCGTGGCGGTGCTGAGCACCATCGCGGCTCTGGTGATCGGCATCCCGGCGGCGTACGCGCTGTCGCGGTTCCCCGGCTGGATGAGTGCGGCGCTGCTCATCGCCGCGCTGGTGTTCCGGGCGCTGCCCCGGTTCTCCGTCGTGCTGCCGATGTACGACATCTCGCGGGCGCTGGGCGTCTACGACACGACGTTCGCCGTGGCCGCGGCGCTGGTGGCGATCAACCAGCCGTTCAGCATCTGGCTGCTGCGCAACTTCTTCGCCGAGATCCCCAAGGAGCTCGACGAGGCCGCCATGATCGACGGCTGCACCCGGTTCCAGACGCTGCGCCGCGTCATGGTGCCGCTGATGGGCCCCGGCATCCTCACCGCGGGGATCTTCATCTTCCTGTTCGCGTTCCAGGAGTACCTGACGGCCAACATCCTCACCGACGTCTCGGCCCGCACGGTCCCGGTGTTCATCGCGACCCAGCTCGGCCAGACGCTGCCGATGCTGCAGCAGGCCGGTGCCGCCGCGATGCTGCTGACGCTGCCGGTCGTCGCGTTCGCCTTCATCGCCCAGCGCTACCTGGTGGCCGGGCTGAACGCGGGGTCGGTCAAGGGGTGAGCGAGCCGCTCGTGCTCCTCGGGGGGATGGGCTGCTCGCCGGGCCTCTGGGACGGCGTGCGCGCCCGGCTCGGCGACCGGGCCGTCCTCGACGGGGTGCCGGACCGCCCCACGCTCGACGGGTGCGTCGACGCGCTGCTCGCGACGCTGCCGCCGCGGTTCGCCCTCGCCGGGCTGAGCCTCGGCGGCATCGTCGCGATGGCGCTCGTGCGGCGCGCGCCGCACCGGGTCTCCCGGCTCGCGCTGCTGTCCACCAACGCCCGGGCCCCGGTGCCGGAGCAGTACGCGGCGTGGACCGCGCAGCGCGCCGCGATCGCCGCCGGCGCCACGGCGCGGGAGCTGCAGGCCGACCTGCTGCCGGTGCTCCTGCACGATCCCTCGCACGCCGAGCGGGCTCTCGCGATGGCCGACGAGGTGGGGGAGCGGGTGCTCGACCACCAGCTCGCCGCCCAGGCCACGCGGGTCGACGAGCGCCCGGGACTGGCCCGCGTGCGGGTGCCGACGCTGGTGCTCGCCGCCCGCGAGGACCGGCTCTGCCCGCTCGGGCGGCACGAGGAGATCGCCGCGCTGGTCCCCGGCGCGGACCTGCGGGTGCTCGACGGCGTCGGGCACCTGTCCCCGCTGGAGGCGCCCGGCCGGGTGGCCGCGGCGCTCGTGGACTGGGCGTCGGGGGAGCGGCTCGTCAGGCCCGCAGCCCCCGGAACGCCTCCATGAGCACGTGGGCGAGGTTGTGCACCACCACCTGCGCGCCGGCGCCGAACGCCGCGGCGGTGTCGCCGGTGGCGAGGTCGCACCGGATCGCCGACGCCGCGGCCGGGTCGGCGCGCACCGCGGCCAGCAGCTCGGCCACGGTGGGGTCGTCGGCGGAGCGGACGGCGCCGAGGTCGGCGGTCCCGACGAGGTAGCCGTCGATCCCGTCGACGGCGAGGACGGCGCCGGCGTCGCGGATCGCCGCGGGGGACTCCAGCATCGCGATGACCAGCGTGCGCTCCTCGGCGGTGGCGCGGTGCTCCGCCGCGGTGACGGTGCCGAAGCGGCCCGCGCGCGGGTAGGTGGCGAACCCGCGGACGCCGCGCGGCGGGTAGCGCAGCGCGCGCACCAGCGCCTCGGCGTCGGCGACGGAGTCGACGTGCGGCGCGACGATCCCCTGCGCGCCCTGGTCGAGCGCGCGCTGCGCCAGGACGTGCTCGCCCTCGCCGGGCCGCACCAGCACGGGCATCCCGTGGGCATCGGCCAGCGCGAGGTGGTGGCGCAGGGCGAGGACGTCGGCGGGCCCGTGCTCGCAGTCGATCAGCACGAAGTCCAGCCCCGCCACGGCCAGCATCTCGACGACGTCCTCGCACGGCATCCGCACCAGTGCGCCGGACACCCGCTCGCCCGCCAGCAGCCGGACCCGCAGGGACGACCTCGCGAGCCCGCTCACGCGACCATCCCGCCGGACAGGTCGAGGTCGGCGCCGGTGAGCCCGGGCATCCCCAGCACCGCGACGACCGCCCGGCCGACCTCGTCGGCGGTGACCATCCGGCCCAGCGCCGCCCGCCCGACGAACGCCGCGCGGGCGACGTCGGTGGTGGTGCCGGTGCGCTCGGCCTCCAGCCGGAAGTTGCGGTCCATCCGCTCGCCCTCGACGGGCCCTGGCGACACCGCGTTCACGCGCACCCCGGCCTCCCCGACCTCGAAGGCCAGCGTGGACGTCAGCCCGAGCACCGCCATCTTCGACGCGCAGTACGGCGTGCGGCGGGTCAGCGGCCGCTTGCCCGACACCGACGCGATGTTGACGACGTCGCCCGCGCCGCGCGCGACCATGGCCGGGAGGAACGCGCGGCACACGAGGTACACGCCGCGGACGTTGACCGCGAACACCTCGTCCCACTCGTGCGGCGCGATCTCGGTGAGCGGCGCGACCGGCCCGGCGACGCCGGCGTTGTTGACCAGCACCGAGACCTCCTCGTCGGCCAGCCGGGCGGCCAGCGCGTCGACCGCGTCCGGGTCGGCGACGTCGCAGACCTCGGCGCGGGCGGCGGCGCCCAGGCGCTCCGCGGTGGCCGCCAGCGGCGCGGCCCGGCGGCCGACCAGCACGACGCGCGCGCCGTCGGCCACCAGGTGCGCGGCGATCGCCGCGCCGAGCCCGTTGCCGCCGCCGGTGACCAGCGCGGTGC
This sequence is a window from Pseudonocardia petroleophila. Protein-coding genes within it:
- a CDS encoding class I adenylate-forming enzyme family protein, whose amino-acid sequence is MDGPGEILRAAARGFGARPALVTATRTLSFAELDALSDRVAAWLTARGVRAGQPVSLYAQNRWEWVVAYHGALRAGAVVNPVNVMLTPEELAFVLRDCGAAAVFTSAEQAAAVVELTRDLPDPVTVVAFGQAAGAVAFDEVLACDGPVPDITVDPAAPSTIGYTSGTTGHPKGAVQSHRAVLLNCALTATMHGRTSDDVVVTALPAPHVYGNVVINGTFLVGGTVVLMERFDPAQALRLIGEHRATLFEGVPAMYATMLASPALESADLSSLTRCTVGGQTIPLSTIRRWQDRSGAPLIELWGMTEIAGLGTTHALHSPPVPGSIGVSLPGIEIRVSDLEDPSRDAPRGEPGELMVRGPIVMIGYHGNPEATAETIEPDGWLHTGDIATMDDTGHVFVVDRRKDMIITGGYNVYPAEIERVLAAHPAVGQVAAGPVPDPVRGELACAYVVLAPGAAVTEEELIAFAGGSLAAYKRPRLVRFVDALPATSTGKIMRRELIKQFDA
- a CDS encoding alpha/beta fold hydrolase, with the translated sequence MSNDAQAIDVQTVTVPHLGGSTVGHAFARPYDPALPTLVLVNSFSTSVDLYRPQFADPELTAAANLLAIELYGHGRTRSTYPHFTYWDSAIANLQVLDRLGIPEAFVLGTSQGGWVAARMALLAPDVVRGIIPLGTSMDFESARSRDLGCWDGIEFCTPSLDALAAPVGDDWVVPDEFVDAVLGAGLGEDVSPDERAFWHAAHRRNYAGDAGRHRLRTATVNLRDRDGLHARLGDVRCPVLWLQGTADSVYSVANAEEEIRMFTGSPDAELRVVQDGQHFLSASDPDVVDAAAAEFVRRRS
- the hisD gene encoding histidinol dehydrogenase yields the protein MHLTTAEKNGFGDGLLVVKEPTGVDRPAGRDDEVTATVSSMLSRIERDGMDAVLHYARELDGFTGDSLEVSAAELARSGDALPAALREALDTGADRTRRFATMQRERLQDFEAEVAPGIVCGQRFVPVDAVGAYLPAGRFPLLAGAFMTVGVAKAAGVPHVVAATPPSFEGRAHPAVLYSAQITGVDAAFAVGGVQALAAMAFGLLDGRPADMVVGAGNAYVAEAKRQLFGRVGIDVLAGPSEVAVIADDTADPALVAADLLAQAEHGPTSPASLVTTSERVAHETVRQVEKQLAGLATAEIAGAAWRDHGSVYLVRDRAAAAEVMNLLAPEHLEVLAEDLDWWLGALRNYGSLFLGTWSTVAYADKGMSGTNHVLPTVRGARFTGGLSVAGFLKQLTHQRATREATASQAGPTVVVSDAEGLVGHRDSAQIRLDAVALRN
- a CDS encoding ABC transporter substrate-binding protein: MSRSRWQVLAVAMSAAVLLSACGAGSRTAESSAAQVACDLPAPPQPVTVNVLAYNSSAIDPFTNTMVASCTTDQITVNHEPIDFAGQVQKTTATLAGDTGTYDIVETYGFVLPTLAAEDKLAPLDDFVAQFGEQYGLDGLDPAMREALSYDGKLYGLPMQAQMYVMAYRKDVFDALGLQPPTTFAEMRDAATAIQQAGEIPYPIALPLLASADISTAYDAALGSLGVDYVDAETRTPNFDAPEAVTAFEELRSLVPFMDPQVTTFDQPRVQQQMYNGSAAMAIMFSGRMNDLSQPTNSRFADQFAFAPPPSVGGGDVLYNSLSVDGWSIPANAAADPALLFQMIATAVGEDASRASVPAAFPAREGIVTADSSPYAAAALESIGQAPPAEPYPWTSRIANDTRTVVADVILGNTPIPDGLAQMQQIATEIVGEYPPQ
- a CDS encoding carbohydrate ABC transporter permease, whose protein sequence is MRRREFLAFVAPSVLVMGGLLLLPLYRTVEWSFERVNYGEDGEFVGLSNYGDALTDARLGQAVLFTVGLTVAVVAALLVGGYLLAVMVNRLGRAKPWVLGILLISYVVPHVVGATMFSWLFDANFGGVVNQLVTIVTGQEVLWFTDPWPNRVMVWLNTIWFMLPFSMLVIIAGLQGVSTEIIEAAKIDGAGPWRTHWNVIIPNIRGVLGFVAIISIMDILRTFDQLIPLSPQAVQIGNESIMLYIYNIAFQDGGQQLGLGSAVNVLLILLIGLMLFPFIRNVAREARQA
- a CDS encoding carbohydrate ABC transporter permease, encoding MSILEKSESATRPQSEPSRRPRRYGGTSLLVGGLLVLICLAMLSPVLWTAATVTKPTDVAFLNPPQFFYEPSLTSFVDLWQTTQFYKYLINTLVVAVLSTIAALVIGIPAAYALSRFPGWMSAALLIAALVFRALPRFSVVLPMYDISRALGVYDTTFAVAAALVAINQPFSIWLLRNFFAEIPKELDEAAMIDGCTRFQTLRRVMVPLMGPGILTAGIFIFLFAFQEYLTANILTDVSARTVPVFIATQLGQTLPMLQQAGAAAMLLTLPVVAFAFIAQRYLVAGLNAGSVKG
- a CDS encoding alpha/beta fold hydrolase yields the protein MSEPLVLLGGMGCSPGLWDGVRARLGDRAVLDGVPDRPTLDGCVDALLATLPPRFALAGLSLGGIVAMALVRRAPHRVSRLALLSTNARAPVPEQYAAWTAQRAAIAAGATARELQADLLPVLLHDPSHAERALAMADEVGERVLDHQLAAQATRVDERPGLARVRVPTLVLAAREDRLCPLGRHEEIAALVPGADLRVLDGVGHLSPLEAPGRVAAALVDWASGERLVRPAAPGTPP
- a CDS encoding HpcH/HpaI aldolase family protein, yielding MSGLARSSLRVRLLAGERVSGALVRMPCEDVVEMLAVAGLDFVLIDCEHGPADVLALRHHLALADAHGMPVLVRPGEGEHVLAQRALDQGAQGIVAPHVDSVADAEALVRALRYPPRGVRGFATYPRAGRFGTVTAAEHRATAEERTLVIAMLESPAAIRDAGAVLAVDGIDGYLVGTADLGAVRSADDPTVAELLAAVRADPAAASAIRCDLATGDTAAAFGAGAQVVVHNLAHVLMEAFRGLRA
- a CDS encoding SDR family NAD(P)-dependent oxidoreductase, whose amino-acid sequence is MSAAGRTALVTGGGNGLGAAIAAHLVADGARVVLVGRRAAPLAATAERLGAAARAEVCDVADPDAVDALAARLADEEVSVLVNNAGVAGPVAPLTEIAPHEWDEVFAVNVRGVYLVCRAFLPAMVARGAGDVVNIASVSGKRPLTRRTPYCASKMAVLGLTSTLAFEVGEAGVRVNAVSPGPVEGERMDRNFRLEAERTGTTTDVARAAFVGRAALGRMVTADEVGRAVVAVLGMPGLTGADLDLSGGMVA